AACGtttgtaagaaaaaaattgggatGATTAATTGTGATAACGCATTCAAAAGTTGTAATAGAACTGAGAAAATTTGCTAGTTTCTGACTCACCTCAATATCCCATAGCTCCAGGAAAACCGACGAAGTTAGGCCAATGATTTTATTCGTACTCAAATCTATCACTTTTAACTTTGATAAACCGAAAAAAGTCAAATTGTTTATATCGcacaaaaaattttctgataaatcCAATTCCAAGACACTACTCAAACCAGCGAACGCCTTATCCTCTATTTTACTCATATTGTTCTTGTTCAAACGTACGTACTTCAGTTGCGGTAAGTTCAAAAAAACAGCAGAATGTATGAAATTTATTCTGTTTTCACTTAAATCCAATTCTTCTAGCGACAACAGATTAGATATAGAGAATTGCTCTAGGTAATTGATCTGATTTTTTGATAGAATAAGTTTTTGTAATGATGTTGAATTTCCAAATGCAAATCTCTCTATTGTATCTATTGAACCAAAATTTATGGTTAGATTTCTCAAAAACAGCATCTTAGAGGAGAAATCGAAAGGTATACTGCTCAAATCGCCATTTTTACTGGAAATAACATTAAACTCCGCAAGATAAGGTTGACTTTCCACTAGTAACTTCCACATAAAACTGTCTCGAGTGACTTTTCCGAATATCCAGCATTCAGCAGAAGAGATCTGATGGTAGATGTCTTTTGTACAAAAACACCGGATATTGTCATTGTGTGTTGGCTCTAGATTACATATGTTAGTTGGAACAGTGTCTAGTTTGCCTTTACTCCGCAAACGAAGCTCTATAAGAGAAACTTCACTTATCCATAAAACTGCTAGAACCGTAGCCAGCTTCATATTGGTAACCTGTAACAAATAACCGTTATTATAAGGGGTGTTTTTTATGGAggattaaattataataaaacataagAATATACTCTCAAAAGACATTGATATTAAGAAATTTTTCACAAGATATGCTGTCTTAGTTGTGAATAACCTATCGAATGAttctatacataacctcaaagaAATTGATCCAAAGGAGATAAATCGCGCAATATTGGTGGTTAATTGTCAATTGAGGTATGATAAAATACTTAATAATGTCCTTATACTATTTCCTACTGATtatctgttttaaaaatatatggacCAATGAATCCGTTTACCGATAAAGCGCATCAAACAGTAATTTTCTATGAATGTTATGGTGTTTTGATGGAAGCATGTGGTTAAACTTCACGCTAAATGTGACAAGTATGCTCATTCACGTATTCATTCAATCGAAAAGGAGCTTCACCTcatgatgaaattttaaatggGAAATCGATATAGTTTTGTGCTTCAGCACATTTGTCGACCGGCGGCGCCTACAATGGTCATTCAACATCAACTCTTACACAAGtggatttttgaaactttttaagTTAAGATCCTTTCGTCAAAGTAGTAGAATATAACTTCAGCTGCTGGGAATGACGAATTTTTTCGTTTGGATTCACAGTGCTAATTGTACGGAGTATCATGGAATGCGCATTATCAGTAAATTTGTCATAATCTCATCTTATGTGACATTCGTTGTGAGTATTGATATTTTGATCGGATTAAATATAAGAATAGAACCACGTTGTTATTGAATTTTGCCACATCTATTCTTGAAAATGTTCATAAATCTATCCATAATACCtcaagagaaaatattttctccGTAATTATTTGAAGTGAATTTACCGAATATACAGTTATGATATCAAttcacaaaaaagaaaaatgtgctTTCAAACATGAATCAGATTATGAGTTCTCAATAGATACATTGGAATTTACATAAATGAGGTACATGGTGACTGAGATAAATGGtggaatcaataaatattttgttattcgagggaattttgttatgaaaaattttattatcaagttaCAAAGCTGAAACTCTCTACAGTTTCTCTTGTTAGTCTTCCTCACACATTACAAACTTCTGGCAACTCTGTGGAAGCTTTCGGTTGCCTATTTCTGGGCTTGTTATGTAACCATTTACGCATTGCTTTAGAATCGCATTCCGCCAAGTGCTCCTTTCAATAAaccaaatatattaaatttgcaTGATGACAAATCGGGTATTTAAAAAGGGTATTATAGTGTTTCTCAACCCAATTCGTTCAACATTTCCATCGTAAGCTGAGCTGTTTGCGGTCTGATGTTATCTTGCGTCAATATCGCACTACggattgaaatatttgatcAGTAGACATGTTTCACCGTGTTTATTAGGAGTTATTATGATAACGCGCGGTCGCAGTTCGTTGTCCAGTGAAAAAATCAACGGCAATTATTTAGTTCATGTCCCAAAGCACGGTATAGGGCACCTCCAACGCTGACAGTGTAACCTTCGTTTTAACAGGCGCGCCTTGGTCTATAGACGTACCTTTTTGGAATATAGTGGTGAAGCTAAATCTCATCTCGTCTGTGGTGAATATTCGAGTATAGTACTAGGTCTGTCTCCCAAAATAAGTTTGTCTACAGCGCTGATGTTCTCATCGGGGTGTACAGATAATAACGCTAAGACTAGCAATAAATTTTCACTGGAAAACAAGAAGCTGGCAACGTATTCTGACGAAGAATCGAGGGAACTCATCAAGTCCATCAGAGAGGATTACGGGAAAAATGAGGCACAAAACCACACaccagaaaaaaaataaaaaagtgcaaaaatacgaaaaatcaGAAAGAATGTTTCTTCCTAATTCCTAGGTTTTTCTAGTCAACCCAAAAAAAGCCAACCCCGAAACGGTTACTCTGCATTTTATAAGCAAGTACAGCTGTAAaaaaggcgaaggaccactcggattagatcttttcttgcCGAAGAAGTCTGGAAAGGGTTTACCCGAGGTAGCGAAAGCACATATACATTAGAATGTCCAGGCTGAGAAGAGTGAATAGCTACCAGGCtaacttttaacaaaaaagatAAGACTTTCCAAAATCTCTCATGAAACTCCAAGGAGAGAAaggagtctacgcgcgaaactgTGGCGTTAATGAGGAGAAGGACCTGTCGAAATGATAGGAGGTGATGGAATGTTCTTCGACGGATTTCTCATGCACCCGTGTGTGTGTTACGCGATCCCGGCTGATCTCTACGCTTCGTAACAGACCAGTCTAACATCTAGTGCAGCCATTTTCAAGATACTGAATTTTTCAcgcgtttattcaaaaattcctaT
This genomic interval from Diorhabda sublineata isolate icDioSubl1.1 chromosome 7, icDioSubl1.1, whole genome shotgun sequence contains the following:
- the LOC130446916 gene encoding connectin-like yields the protein MSKTIFGVTNMKLATVLAVLWISEVSLIELRLRSKGKLDTVPTNICNLEPTHNDNIRCFCTKDIYHQISSAECWIFGKVTRDSFMWKLLVESQPYLAEFNVISSKNGDLSSIPFDFSSKMLFLRNLTINFGSIDTIERFAFGNSTSLQKLILSKNQINYLEQFSISNLLSLEELDLSENRINFIHSAVFLNLPQLKYVRLNKNNMSKIEDKAFAGLSSVLELDLSENFLCDINNLTFFGLSKLKVIDLSTNKIIGLTSSVFLELWDIEELYLDHNYIEFISNRAFDGLRFLKILSMGHNRLSRFPAGLFTSVFTLVHLDLSYNRLETLVFDSIEQFYNNLLLNGTVQLQGNRFSCDCRLDWIYVLHQKSTQSHIRKALDDLECSFYSDRVSSKDRVENLVCPPDLDNNKYAEDINVQMNEIGSQKMNLLSIPVKQLPCPAEYRPTPITVKQGSPQGSDMSTNIGAQFTLNVLFVIVFILFV